GGTTGTCATCACTCTGGGTAAGCTGGCTTGGTCACACAATGGGCGCTGATGTTTTTTCATTTAGAAGACCGGTTCTATGGATTACCGATCTTTTTTGTTTCAATTTTTTATTTCCCAAACCTTCTTTGCCTACTAGAATAATCCTTCAGGGCAGATTGCAAATCGGCGGTATTAAATTCTGGCCAATATTTTTTACTAAAATAAAGTTCTGCGTAGGCTGATTGCCATAGAAGAAAGCCAGACAAACGCATTTCTCCAGAAGTCCTTATAATTAAATCTACCGGAGGCTGATTAGCCAAATATAAATTTCTATTTATGGCCGCCTTGCTAATAACCTTCCCTTCTCGCACTAATTTACGGCAAATAGAAATTATTTCTGCCTGGCCGCCATAGTTTAAAGCTAGATTTAAATTCCCCTTAATTGTTACGAGCGTCTTTCTGTTTGCTTGCGCAATGATATTTTTTAACGGTTGCGAGAGCCTATCTTTTTCGCCTATAATATTTATCTTAATATTTTCTTGGCTAAACTTCAAAATATATTGGGCGATCCTTTTTTTAAAAAGATTCATAAGAAAATTAACTTCTTGCGCGCTTCTATTCCAATTCTCGGTAGAAAAAACATAAAAAGTAACCGAGGGAATGCCTAAAGCAAAACAGGCTCTGGCTATAGTTTCTATATTTTCACATCCAGCTCGATGGCCGTCATTAACAGACAAGCCGTTGGTTTTTGCCCAACGCCTATTGCCATCTACAACAAAGCCAATATGCTGCGGAATTTGATTCTCCATAGAATAAAATAATTTAGAGACGCACTATGATAGAGCCCTCATTGGGCCCATTAAATGATTTCTCGTAAGTATAACTCTTAATGGCTCCCTGCTTTTCTAGTTTCTCTAGGTAGGCCAAAACTATAGGACGAATTATAGGGCCATGCGGCGAATGAAGACCCTGGCCAGTTACTAATCTGACTATTTTCAACCCGGCTTCTTTAAAATCTTCCAGATTTGACTGGGTATAGAGCTCAATTTCTTCACGAGTAACGCCTGGACCAAAAAGATGGTAATCAATTTCTTCCTCCGGCAAATTAAAGCGCTGATATTTATTCATAATTTAAAATAATTTCCACTGGCTTTGGCGACTGTGCCTGCGTCCTTTATTAGCGAATCGGTGGGCTTCATCTCTTACCCTCTCTAATAGTTGCTTCTGACTAGCCAAATTTTCTTTTAAAGCTTTGGACAGATTATTCCCGAAAACCAATTTATCTCCGCCATATTTGGATAAACCAACTAAAGGAATTTTTACCTTTTTAAGTTTAAATAATTTTTCCAAGAACTGTATCTGCGGCCGACCGCCATCAATAAGAAACAAAACGGGATAGGGCCATTCTGGATGATTTAGCCTTCTAGATACCACTTCTGCTAACGCTCTCAAATCATCGCTAGCGGGAGCATTTTTCACTTTAAATAAACGATATTCGCGATTATCTGCCTCGCCATTTCTAAAAACCACCATTGACCCGTATGTTTCCTTGCCCGTTAAATGAGAAATATCGTATCCCTCTATTCTTTCCTCCTGATACATTGCAGTTGGCAATAAACTGTCGTCATGAATAAGCGCCACATCTTGGAGATGTTTGAGGGCTTGGGCTTTTTCCGGGTTTTCTCTTTCCAGTTTATCTAATAGTTTAGTTTTTCCCCCTTTCAGCAATAAAACAATATTTTTTATATTTTTATTATAATCTTTTTTGCTAATCTTGCCTATGCATAAACCAGGGCATAAACCGATTTGATAATCAAAACATGGTTTGCCAGAATTGGGTTGACAAGTGCTATAAGGAAATACCCGGCGAATAATTTTTAAAGCCTCTCTGACTGTTCTTATCCCTTGATAAGGGCCAAAGATTTGCCCCTGGGGCGCGAGAGTCTTTAATTCTCTTTCTCTGCCAATAATAGGCTTGGGGAAATCTCCTCTGGGTATGGCAATATAGATAAAGGAACGGTCATCCCTGTCCTTGATATTATATTTAGGCCAATATTTTTTAATTAAATTCGCCTCTAAAATTAAAGCCTCTAATACCGTATCAGTTTGAATTATTTTTACATCGCTGGCTGCGTTTACCATTTCCTGAATACGCGGTTCCAGCCCTTTATCAAAATAGTGCGAAACTCTTTGCTTTAAAGAAGTCGCTTTGCCTACATATAAAACCACTCCTTTGTTAGAGATAAATCGATAAACCCCAGGACCCTTAGGGAGCTCTTTAATTATAGTTTTGTTTACCATTACTTTATTTGCCCTTTAGACCTTAATTCTCGCAAAGCGTCTCCCCCAATAAACCTTGCCGAAGGAGTATTTAATTTTATTATTGACGCCGCCACTGCCATCGCCTCTTGACGAAGCGATTCATTGCGTTTGCCTATTTGCCTTAAGGCCCAACTGACCGCTTTTTTAACATAATTTCTCTCATCATTAGCATTCTTCACCAACAAGGGAAAGAATTTTTCGAATTCTTCATTGGAAATTTTATTTTTCTTGTCAGAAGCTAGCGCTGCCATAAGGGCAAAACTAGCCCTTTTATAATATTCGCGCTCTTCCCTTGACCAAGCCAAACATTTTTGCAACGCCAGGGGATGATAACGAAAAACATTCATGCAGGTAAGGTCGCAGATATCCCAAGAATCAAAATCTCTAGCCCAAACATCCATTTCTTTCCCATTCAGTTCTCGCGCATCCGCGATAATGGAAGCTAATAATCGGCANNNNNNNNNNNNNNNNNNNNNNNNNNNNNNNNNNNNNNNNNNNNNNNNNNNNNNNNNNNNNNNNNNNNNNNNNNNNNNNNNNNNNNNNNNNNNNNNNNNNCAAGAGTTTGGTAGGGTAAAGTAATCTCTTGAGAGCCGGCAGCGTAAGGGGCTACTTGGTAAGGATCAAAAAAGAATGTCAGCCCATCTTTAGTAAAAACGAAGCGCTGATAATTTTCTTCCTTAGCCCCCGCCCCTTCCTCTAGCCAGGTCTCGTCTTGGAACTGGGATTGAGCCAATTTGCTTTTGATTAATGGTTTGGCTAAGCTAGACAATTGCGCAAGATAATTCGATTGCGCAACAAAAATATCTTTGATAGCCAGCATCTTGTCTAACACTTTATCATAATTAAAAGTAATGGTATTAAGATTGCCGTGAGCGCCACCAGTATCGCTATTTATATCAAAATTCAAACTCACGATTCTGTCAGAAACATAGCTTTTATAGCTAATATCTAAGCTGCCTGTGGCGCTGCTAATATCGCTAAGGCCGCTGATATTATTTTTAAAATCTGTTTCCTGGGTGGTAATAAAATCGCTGATAGCCTGATTTAAAACTGCGGATTTAGTAACCGGATATTTTATACTGATAGTTCCATCCTTAAGATTTTCATTGGCAGTTTTATCTTGAATAATAAACGGGTAAAAAGGGTCGAGTGGATTTTCTTTAAATCCATGGCTGAGGATTCCCCAGGCCACAAGGATTAAAATGATTAATACACCAAAAATATTAATTTTTTTCATAAATAAATTTTAATACATTTTTTATAGTTTCCCTCTATTTTGATGCTGTCATTACCTCCATGGCAGCCAAGAAAGACTAAGGCCTTCTCAGACAAAATCATTATATTCCAGGCTTTAAAAGTAATCAAAAAATGCCCCCGAAGGGCATTTCTTTATTTTTTCTTGAGCTTGGCCTTCAAAGCCGTTCTCTTATTAGCCAATCTTACTTTTTTGGGTTTTCTTGCTGTCATATTTTTAAAATAGATTAACTCTGCCATTGTAACATAAATGGGCTTCAGATACAATCGCGTAACAATAACACAAAACCCCGAGAAAAAATCTCGGGGTAATATTCAAAGTACGCTCTTACAAAGAGCAAAGGCAATGTCCCGGATCGCTATACCGGTACTTATAGCAGCGCATGTCCAACCAATTAAAAAAATCGCCAAGTTCATGGGCTACAAAGGTGTTGGCTGACAGAATAATCACCCCTGTCGAAGATTGTTGGATAGAAACCGTAACACAAACTTCTCCATTGACGTCATGCACAAACTGTCGCGGCTTCTTCAGGAGAATCTTGCCATTGGTATTAGATGAAAGAAAACCGTCACCAATGGTTCTCTCAATCTGAGCCATGATTTCTGTGTTCATTCTTTCCCCCTTTCTTAAGTAGGTTAGTTTACCCTATTCAGCCCTTGTCAATTCTCGGATGAGACCAAATGGCGTTCTTGTTATAAAACACCTACGAGGAGAGAAAAAAGGAGTAAGGACCCGCTTTGTCTTTTGCCCTAAATTCTTTTGGGCAAGTTAGAACTTCTGGTATGATTAGCTGCGAGCTTAGACACGCTGTTTCCTTCGCTTTCCCTAATTTTAAAAGAGCTCGCAATCAATATCTTATAGCACGTGGCTATCGTCTAGTCAAAAAAGCTTATTGACATAAATCGCTAAATTAAAACCCCTAAATTATTGTTTCAGGGGTTTTAATGCGACTGTTAAGCTATTCTTTCTTTAAATAATCGGCTAAGTATAGGCCAGTATAAGAGTTCTTGCTTTTAATTATCTCTTCGGGTGTACCTTTAGCCACCAATTTGCCGCCCTTGTCACCGCCTTCCGGCCCCAGGTCTATTACATAATCGGCAGATTTAATAATTTGCATATTATGTTCTATCACCACTACGCTATTGCCCTTTTCTATGAGCTTATTAATTACCTTAAGCAACAATTCAATATCATAATAATGAAGCCCTACCGTTGGTTCGTCTAATAAATAAAGAGTTTTTCTACCCAGTGGCTGGACTAATTCACGAGCTAATTTAATTCTTTGGGCTTCGCCTCCTGACAGAGTGGTGGCCGATTGCCCCAGCTGTAAGTAGCCCAACCCTACACTTTGAAGCACTTTTAGTTTGTCGGCTATTTGCCAATTATCTTTAAAAAAATCAGCAGCTTCTTCTACCGTGAGATTTAGAATATCACTAATATTTTTGCCCTTATATTTTACTTGCAGAGTCTCCCGATTAAATCTTTTTCCATTGCAAACATCGCATTTTACCATAATAGATGGCATGAAATGCATCTCAATAATATTAAAGCCAGCTCCTTCGCAAGCTTCACAGCGTCCGCCGGCCACATTAAAAGAAAAACGCGAAGCATTGTAGCCACGTTCTCGAGAATCGGGTAACTCGGCATAAAAATCTCTAATAGGTCCCCAAATTCCTGTATAAGTGGCTGGGTTAGAGCGGGGACTCCTGCCTATAGGAGACTGGTCTACAACAACCACTTTATCGATATATTCGCTGCCGGTAAGTTTGCTGCACCCTTCTAGTGGCCTATTAAAATGATTTTTGATATGTATTAAATTTTTATAAAGCACGTCGTAAAGTAAGGTGGATTTTCCACTGCCGGAGACGCCTGTTAACACTACTAATTTTCTTAAAGGAAAGCTTACATCAGTATTCTTTAAATTATTTTTGTTGGCGCCTATGATTTTAATTTCTTCAGTAGCCTTAGACCGTCTTTTTTCCGGAAGAGAAATTTTATTAATACCAGTCAAATATTTTAAGGTAAGGGAACGGGGGAATTTATTGTGATTTTTCAAAAGAGTAGCCCTGTCCCCCATGGCTACTACTTCGCCCCCATTAGCGCCCGCTCCTGGCCCTAAATCAACTAAATAATCCGAGGCCGCTATTGTTTTTTCATCATGCTCAACTATCACTAAAGTGTTGCCCTGATTTTTTAAAATATTTAAGGTGTTGATTAGTTTTACCGTGTCTCTTTCATGCAGACCAATGGTGGGCTCATCGAGAACATATAGGGTTCCCGAAAGCTGGGAACCGATCTGAGAAGCCAACCTAATTCTTTGCGCCTCGCCTCCAGATAAAGTTTCTGCTTCACGATTAAGAGAAAGATAATTCAAACCCACCTCTAACATAAATTTGAGACGGTCGTTAATTTCTTTCAGAAGATTGATGGCAATTTTTAATTGCTTTTCATTCAGTCCCGCCTGATAACTGGTAAAAAAATCATAAGCTTCTTCTATTGTTAATTTAGTAACTTCATAAATATTTTTATTTTTTATTTTGATAGAGAGAGCTTCTGGCTTTAATCTTTTGCCCTCACACTTGGGACAAATTTTATCTAATTCAAAACCAATACGACCAAGCCCATGGCATTCTTCGCAAGCGCCGGACGGGCTGTTAAAAGAGAAAAGGCGCGGTTCTATCTCGGGAAAAGCGAAATTATCATCTGGGCAAGTCCATAAACTGGAAAGAAGAGTTTCTTGGGCGCCTTTTTCCGAATCTCCTTCCCTAAAAATAACCGTCACCAAACCTTTGCTGTATTCCAAAGCATTTTCTACCGCTTCAAACAAACGGCTCTCGTCTTTCAGCGTTACCCTATCGACTACTATATCAATGCTATGGTTCTTGTAGCGAGATAAAATCAGTGGCTCTCTTAATGATTTTAATACGCCATCCACCCGCGCTTGCCCATAGCCCAAATTAAGGTAATCGTAGAGCATCTGATAATATTCGCCCTTGCGAGACCGCACAATCGGAGACATAATCGTCACGGTTTCTTCTTTCAACTCATGGCCCTCATTGATAATAATATCCACTATTTCCTCTGGCGAAAGCTTTTGGATTTTTCTGCCGCAAACAGGACAAAAAACTTCCCCCAAACGCGCATATAGAACTCTTAAATAATCATAAATTTCTGTTAGTGTGCCGACAGTAGACCGCGGATTATGGCTTAAAGCCCGCTGGTCTATAGCTATGGCCGGAGA
The sequence above is drawn from the Candidatus Paceibacterota bacterium genome and encodes:
- a CDS encoding GIY-YIG nuclease family protein: MVNKTIIKELPKGPGVYRFISNKGVVLYVGKATSLKQRVSHYFDKGLEPRIQEMVNAASDVKIIQTDTVLEALILEANLIKKYWPKYNIKDRDDRSFIYIAIPRGDFPKPIIGRERELKTLAPQGQIFGPYQGIRTVREALKIIRRVFPYSTCQPNSGKPCFDYQIGLCPGLCIGKISKKDYNKNIKNIVLLLKGGKTKLLDKLERENPEKAQALKHLQDVALIHDDSLLPTAMYQEERIEGYDISHLTGKETYGSMVVFRNGEADNREYRLFKVKNAPASDDLRALAEVVSRRLNHPEWPYPVLFLIDGGRPQIQFLEKLFKLKKVKIPLVGLSKYGGDKLVFGNNLSKALKENLASQKQLLERVRDEAHRFANKGRRHSRQSQWKLF
- the uppS gene encoding polyprenyl diphosphate synthase, which codes for MENQIPQHIGFVVDGNRRWAKTNGLSVNDGHRAGCENIETIARACFALGIPSVTFYVFSTENWNRSAQEVNFLMNLFKKRIAQYILKFSQENIKINIIGEKDRLSQPLKNIIAQANRKTLVTIKGNLNLALNYGGQAEIISICRKLVREGKVISKAAINRNLYLANQPPVDLIIRTSGEMRLSGFLLWQSAYAELYFSKKYWPEFNTADLQSALKDYSSRQRRFGK
- a CDS encoding Smr/MutS family protein, whose product is MNKYQRFNLPEEEIDYHLFGPGVTREEIELYTQSNLEDFKEAGLKIVRLVTGQGLHSPHGPIIRPIVLAYLEKLEKQGAIKSYTYEKSFNGPNEGSIIVRL
- a CDS encoding DNA alkylation repair protein, translating into CRLLASIIADARELNGKEMDVWARDFDSWDICDLTCMNVFRYHPLALQKCLAWSREEREYYKRASFALMAALASDKKNKISNEEFEKFFPLLVKNANDERNYVKKAVSWALRQIGKRNESLRQEAMAVAASIIKLNTPSARFIGGDALRELRSKGQIK
- a CDS encoding DUF3298 domain-containing protein, which codes for MKKINIFGVLIILILVAWGILSHGFKENPLDPFYPFIIQDKTANENLKDGTISIKYPVTKSAVLNQAISDFITTQETDFKNNISGLSDISSATGSLDISYKSYVSDRIVSLNFDINSDTGGAHGNLNTITFNYDKVLDKMLAIKDIFVAQSNYLAQLSSLAKPLIKSKLAQSQFQDETWLEEGAGAKEENYQRFVFTKDGLTFFFDPYQVAPYAAGSQEITLPYQTL
- the uvrA gene encoding excinuclease ABC subunit UvrA produces the protein MDPDKIIIKGARVHNLKNIDVEIPKNKLVVFTGLSGSGKSSLAFDTIFAEGQRRYIESLSPYARQFLGEMDRPDVDEITGLSPAIAIDQRALSHNPRSTVGTLTEIYDYLRVLYARLGEVFCPVCGRKIQKLSPEEIVDIIINEGHELKEETVTIMSPIVRSRKGEYYQMLYDYLNLGYGQARVDGVLKSLREPLILSRYKNHSIDIVVDRVTLKDESRLFEAVENALEYSKGLVTVIFREGDSEKGAQETLLSSLWTCPDDNFAFPEIEPRLFSFNSPSGACEECHGLGRIGFELDKICPKCEGKRLKPEALSIKIKNKNIYEVTKLTIEEAYDFFTSYQAGLNEKQLKIAINLLKEINDRLKFMLEVGLNYLSLNREAETLSGGEAQRIRLASQIGSQLSGTLYVLDEPTIGLHERDTVKLINTLNILKNQGNTLVIVEHDEKTIAASDYLVDLGPGAGANGGEVVAMGDRATLLKNHNKFPRSLTLKYLTGINKISLPEKRRSKATEEIKIIGANKNNLKNTDVSFPLRKLVVLTGVSGSGKSTLLYDVLYKNLIHIKNHFNRPLEGCSKLTGSEYIDKVVVVDQSPIGRSPRSNPATYTGIWGPIRDFYAELPDSRERGYNASRFSFNVAGGRCEACEGAGFNIIEMHFMPSIMVKCDVCNGKRFNRETLQVKYKGKNISDILNLTVEEAADFFKDNWQIADKLKVLQSVGLGYLQLGQSATTLSGGEAQRIKLARELVQPLGRKTLYLLDEPTVGLHYYDIELLLKVINKLIEKGNSVVVIEHNMQIIKSADYVIDLGPEGGDKGGKLVAKGTPEEIIKSKNSYTGLYLADYLKKE